A section of the Falco peregrinus isolate bFalPer1 chromosome 3, bFalPer1.pri, whole genome shotgun sequence genome encodes:
- the YTHDF3 gene encoding YTH domain-containing family protein 3, whose product MSATSVDQRPKGQGNKVSVQNGSIHQKDAVNDDDFEPYLSSQTNQSNSYPPMSDPYMPSYYAPSIGFPYSLGEAAWSTAGDPPMPYLTTYGQMSNGEHHYIPDGVFSQPGALGNTPPFLGQHGFNFFPGNADFSTWGTSGSQGQSTQSSAYSSSYGYPPSSLGRAIADGQAGFGSDTLSKVPGISSIEQGMTGLKIGGDMTAAVTKTVGSALSSTGMTSIAANSVPPVSSSAPKPTSWAAIARKPAKPQPKLKPKGNVGIGGPAVPPPPIKHNMNIGTWDDKGSVVKAPPAQPVLPPQTIIQQPQPLIQPPPLVQSQLPQQQPQPQQPQQQQGPQQQAQPHQLQQQQLQNRWVAPRNRGVGFSQNNGAGSENFGLGVVSVSSSPSGVEAHPVLEKLKAINNYNPKDFDWNLKNGRVFIIKSYSEDDIHRSIKYSIWCSTEHGNKRLDAAYRSLNGKGPLYLLFSVNGSGHFCGVAEMKSVVDYNAYAGVWSQDKWKGKFDVKWIFVKDVPNNQLRHIRLENNDNKPVTNSRDTQEVPLEKAKQVLKIIATFKHTTSIFDDFAHYEKRQEEEEAMRRERNRNKQ is encoded by the exons ATGTCAGCCACCAGCGTCGACCAG AGACCTAAAGGACAGGGAAATAAAG tttcagtACAAAACGGTTCGATTCATCAAAAGGATGCAGTAAATGATGATGATTTTGAGCCATATCTAAGTAGTCAGACAAATCAG AGTAACAGCTATCCACCAATGTCAGACCCATATATGCCTAGTTATTATGCTCCATCCATTGGATTTCCATACTCTTTAGGCGAAGCAGCATGGTCAACTGCAGGTGACCCTCCAATGCCATACTTGACAACTTATGGACAGATGAGTAATGGCGAACACCATTACATACCTGATGGTGTATTTAGTCAACCTGGGGCATTAGGAAATACCCCTCCATTTCTTGGGCAGCAcggatttaatttttttcctgggaatgCAGACTTCTCTACATGGGGGACAAGTGGATCTCAGGGACAATCAACACAAAGCTCTGCTTACAGCAGCAGCTATGGCTATCCACCTAGTTCTCTTGGGAGAGCCATAGCAGATGGACAGgctggatttggcagtgataCTCTGAGCAAGGTGCCTGGTATTAGCAGCATTGAACAAGGCATGACTGGACTGAAAATTGGTGGAGATATGACGGCTGCTGTAACAAAAACTGTAGGTTCAGCTCTGAGCAGTACAGGTATGACAAGCATTGCAGCAAACAGCGTGCCCCCAGTTAGCAGTTCAGCACCTAAACCAACCTCATGGGCTGCCATTGCAAGGAAGCCTGCTAAACCTCAGCCGAAACTCAAGCCTAAAGGTAATGTGGGCATTGGGGGCCCTGCTGTACCACCACCACCTATAAAACATAACATGAATATTGGAACTTGGGATGACAAAGGGTCAGTGGTAAAAGCACCCCCAGCCCAACCAGTACTGCCTCCTCAGACTATAATCCAGCAGCCTCAGCCATTAATTCAACCACCACCACTGGTGCAAAGCCAACTGCCTCAACAGCAGCCTCAGCCACAGCAACCACAACAGCAACAAGGACCTCAGCAGCAGGCCCAGCCTCACCAgttgcagcagcaacagctgcaAAACCGCTGGGTAGCTCCTCGTAATAGGGGTGTGGGCTTCAGCCAGAACAACGGAGCTGGTAGTGAGAACTTTGGTTTAGGTGTTGTATCCGTCAGCTCCTCACCTTCTGGTGTGGAAGCGCACCCAGTGCTGGAGAAACTAAAGGCCATAAACAACTACAATCCCAAAGACTTCGATTGGAATCTGAAGAATGGACGTGTGTTTATAATCAAAAGTTATTCAGAGGACGATATTCATCGCTCCATTAAGTACTCTATCTGGTGTAGTACTGAACATGGTAATAAGCGCTTGGATGCTGCTTACCGGTCCCTGAATGGAAAAGGCCCACTGTATTTACTCTTCAGTGTGAATGGCAGTGGACACTTCTGTGGAGTGGCTGAGATGAAGTCTGTTGTGGACTACAATGCATATGCTGGTGTCTGGTCTCAGGATAAATGGAAGGGGAAGTTTGATGTCAAATGGATCTTTGTCAAAGACGTTCCCAATAACCAACTGCGGCATATTCGCTTGGAAAACAATGACAACAAACCGGTTACCAATTCGAGAGACACTCAAGAGGTACCCCTAGAAAAAGCCAAGCAAGTGCTTAAAATAATTGCTACTTTCAAGCATACCACCTCAATCTTTGATGACTTTGCACATTATGAGAAGCgtcaagaggaggaggaagccaTGCGTAGG